One window from the genome of Streptococcus salivarius encodes:
- the ftsL gene encoding cell division protein FtsL — translation MENKEHQIVNRAIRNHIRFMTRMEKAFYSAIVLTAIVMSIAVVFLQGRNQAIKQQITDLNSKISDEKTELNNAKQAVNELTNSDRIKEIANKAGLSINNDSIKSVR, via the coding sequence ATGGAAAATAAGGAACATCAGATTGTCAATAGAGCCATTAGAAACCATATTCGTTTTATGACGCGTATGGAAAAGGCTTTCTATTCGGCAATTGTTTTGACAGCTATTGTGATGAGTATCGCAGTTGTATTTTTACAAGGGCGTAATCAGGCTATCAAGCAACAAATCACAGACCTTAATAGCAAGATTAGTGATGAAAAAACAGAGCTTAACAATGCTAAGCAGGCGGTTAATGAGTTGACTAACTCTGACCGTATTAAAGAGATTGCTAATAAGGCAGGCCTGTCTATTAATAACGATAGTATTAAGAGTGTGAGGTAA
- the rsmH gene encoding 16S rRNA (cytosine(1402)-N(4))-methyltransferase RsmH — protein MTNEFHHVTVLLHETVDMLDIKPDGIYVDATLGGAGHSSYLLSQLSEKGHLYCFDQDQKAIDNAQVRLKDYIDKGMVTFIKDNFRNLKSNLEAMGVSEIDGILYDLGVSSPQLDERERGFSYKQDAKLDMRMNEEASLTAYDVVNTYPYNDLVRIFFKYGEDKFSKQIARKIEQARQVKPIETTTELAEIIKLAKPAKELKKKGHPAKQIFQAIRIEVNDELGAADESIQEALDLLAVDGRISVITFHSLEDRLTKQLFKEASTVDVPKGLPFIPEDLQPKVALVNRKPILPSQEELEANNRSHSAKLRVAKKIRK, from the coding sequence ATGACTAATGAATTTCACCATGTAACCGTTCTTTTGCACGAAACTGTTGATATGCTTGATATCAAGCCCGATGGCATCTATGTAGATGCGACTTTGGGTGGCGCAGGACATTCATCTTATCTTTTGTCACAATTGTCTGAAAAGGGACATTTGTATTGCTTTGATCAAGACCAAAAGGCTATTGATAATGCTCAAGTGCGTCTCAAGGACTATATTGATAAGGGCATGGTGACCTTCATTAAGGATAATTTCCGTAATCTCAAGTCCAACCTTGAAGCCATGGGGGTGTCTGAAATTGATGGCATTCTCTATGACTTGGGTGTCTCTAGCCCACAGTTGGATGAGCGTGAGCGTGGTTTCTCCTATAAACAGGATGCCAAGCTAGATATGCGTATGAATGAGGAGGCGAGTCTGACCGCTTATGATGTGGTCAATACCTATCCTTACAACGATTTGGTGCGCATTTTCTTCAAGTATGGTGAGGACAAGTTCTCTAAACAAATTGCACGTAAGATTGAACAGGCCCGTCAGGTTAAACCAATTGAGACCACGACGGAACTGGCGGAAATCATTAAATTAGCTAAGCCTGCTAAGGAATTGAAGAAGAAGGGCCATCCAGCCAAGCAAATTTTCCAAGCTATTCGTATCGAAGTGAACGATGAGCTTGGTGCTGCGGATGAGTCTATTCAAGAGGCCTTGGATTTACTTGCTGTGGATGGTCGTATTTCGGTCATTACCTTCCACTCTTTGGAGGATCGACTGACTAAACAGCTTTTCAAGGAAGCTAGTACGGTAGACGTGCCTAAAGGTCTGCCCTTTATTCCTGAAGACCTCCAACCTAAGGTAGCCTTAGTTAATCGCAAGCCAATCCTACCTAGTCAGGAAGAATTAGAAGCTAATAACCGCTCGCATTCTGCTAAATTGCGTGTGGCTAAAAAAATCAGGAAATAA
- a CDS encoding Wzz/FepE/Etk N-terminal domain-containing protein, translated as MKLLRHLKEKRYLILAFTLPAILLALAIVFLQPAHNHAKVQVKVATKQSSSSKPKSSSKSSSSSSSSSSTSSSESSSESSSASSTVVVASQTEASSSPAVASAPTPSSAQEAYQAPQYNYVPPTTYTESHSESSSYTAPAYSADVSSGTAE; from the coding sequence ATGAAACTACTTCGTCATTTAAAAGAAAAACGTTACCTTATTTTGGCATTTACCCTACCAGCTATCCTTTTGGCTTTGGCAATCGTCTTTTTGCAACCTGCTCACAATCATGCTAAGGTCCAAGTCAAGGTAGCCACTAAACAGTCATCATCAAGCAAACCCAAGTCTTCGTCCAAGTCATCTAGCTCTAGTTCATCGTCATCTTCAACAAGCTCAAGTGAGTCATCAAGTGAATCTTCGTCAGCAAGTTCAACGGTAGTAGTGGCTAGTCAGACAGAGGCGAGCTCTAGCCCTGCGGTAGCATCGGCGCCAACGCCTTCTTCAGCACAAGAGGCTTATCAAGCGCCCCAGTATAACTATGTGCCACCAACAACTTATACAGAGTCACATAGTGAGTCTTCAAGCTATACAGCCCCTGCCTACAGCGCAGATGTTAGCTCTGGGACAGCAGAATAA